A segment of the Phycisphaerae bacterium genome:
CGTCGTTGCCATCAGTTCGCCTGCGCTTCCGTCCTGCGAAACGGCATGCCCAGCTCGCGCAACAGCGCCCGAGCAGCCTGGTCATTCTCCGCCGTTGTAACAAACGTAATGTTCATACCCTGGGTCATGGTGATCTTGGAGAGATCGATCTCCGGAAACACCGACTGATCCGCCACACCCATGGTATAGTTCCCGCGACCGTCGAAGCTCCGCGGATTCAGTCCGCGAAAGTCGCGGAAACGGGGAATCGCCGTGTTGATGAGCCGGTCCACGAACTCGTACATCCGCTGCCCGCGGAGCGTCACCCGGCATCCGATGGGCATGTCCTGTCGCGTCTTGAAGTTCGACACGGCCTTGTGGGCCCGAGTTACCTGCGGCTTCTGACCGGTAATCTGCGTCAAGTCCGCCACGGCCACATCGTTACGCGTCTTGTCCGTCGCGGGAGAGCCCGTTCCCATCGACACGATGACCTTGGTGAGGCGGGGAACAGCCATGACGTTGTTCAGGCCGAGCTCCTCCTGCAGCCGGGTCACAATTTCCTTGCGATATCGTTCCATCAACCTGGCCATGACCACACCCTGAAATCTACTTCCTTGCCGCGCCGCCCGCGGACTCCGACCGTGTCAGTGAATGCAATGTCTGTCCGGAAACCGTAACGCGTTTCTTCGAGCGCACGCGCCCCTGATCATCCCGCACGGTTTCAAAGCGAACCCGCCGCCCCTTGCCGGCCCCGCTGTCCAGCGGAAGTACGTTGGACACGTGGATCGGCGCCTCCTTCTGGAGCCGTCCGCCTTGGGGGCTGCGACGCGTCGGACGGACGTGCCGATAGACCATATTCACGCCTTCCACGACCACAAGCCCGCGCTGGCGGTCCACGCGAAGCACTTTGCCCCGCCGACCGCGATGATCGCCGCTGATGACCTCGACAGTGTCGTTCTTTCGAATATGGGCGGCCATGTTCCTCAACGTCCCTTCCGAGCAATCGCCACGAACCCGCCGGTCAGACGACTTCCTCCGCCAGCGAGATGATCTTCATGAAGTTCTTCTCGCGAAGTTCACGGGCGACCGGACCGAAAATGCGCGTGCCCCGCGGCTCACCCTTCTCGTCGATCAACACGACGGCGTTGCTGTCGAACCGCACGTAACTCCCGTCGGGACGACGCGTGGGCGCCCGCATCCTGACGACGACGGCCCGGGCCTTTCGCCGCTTCGAACGATCCTTCCGACTACTGCCGCCGGAAAAATCGCTGTTGGGAAGCGACTTTTTCACCGCGACCAGAACGATGTCCCCGATCTTGGCCGTCTTCAGGCGGTATTTCCCATGTTTGGATGTACTGCCCTTGTATACGTTAAACACCATCGCCGCTTTGGCACCGGTGTTATCCGCCACATCCACCATGGTCTGCATTTGAATCATGATTCACACCGCCGGCATCCAACTCGAACCGGACGCCCTACGTTTGTTGTCCAATCGTCGTCACGCGCCGGGTTGTGCATCGCTTCGCACGATCCGCACGAGGCGCCACGACTTCATCTTCGAATACCGCCGGCATTCCGCCAGTTCGACCAGGTCGCCGACCGATGCCTCGTTCTTCTCGTCGTGTGCGTGCAGCATGGTCGAGCGGCGCAGAAACTTGCCGTACTTCCTGTGACGAGAGAGAAACTCGAACCGAGCACGAATCGTCTTGTCTCCGCTGCGTGCGACCACCGTACAGATGCGCCGATCACGCTTCCCGCGCTCCGTCGTGGCTTCTACCGTCGCCGTTGCCGTCATATGTCCCGTCGCTCCTGGCGCTTCGACCTTCGATCCTGAATCCAATCTACGACGCTTATCCGACCCGCCGTGACGGGATCAGCCCGCCACCGCAATCATCCCTATTTAGCCGCGCCGGCGCCGGGCCGCTTCGGCTTCCAGTCTGCGCTGGCGCTGTTCGATATCACGTTCGCCTCGCTCCCGCAGAACTGTCAGGATTCGCGCAATGGAGCGCTTGGCCGCGGTAAGCTGATGCGGATTCTCCAGCTTCTCCGTCACGGCCTGGGAACGCAGGTCGAAAGCGTGCCGCCGAAGCTGCTCCAACTCGACATGCAGCTCCTCGGACTTCATTTCCCTGATTTCCGCAATCTTCATCGATGCACGCTCCTACGCATCAAAGCGTGTGACGACGCTTCACGAAACGGCAACGGCAGGGCATCTTGTTCGCCACGCGCATCAGCGCCTGGCGGGCAACCTCTTCCTCCACGCCGGCCAGCTCGTACATGACCGTTCCGGTCTTGACGATGGCAACCCAGAATGCCGGGTCGCCCTTGCCCTTGCCCATACGCGTTTCCAGCGGCTTGGCCGAAACGGGCTTGTGCGGAAACAACCGCACATACACACGCCCTTCGCGTCGCAGGAAGTGTGTCGCGGCGACGCGACCGGCCTCGATCTGCCGACCGGTCACCCAGCCGGAATCCAGCGCCTGGAGGCCGTACTCGCCAAACGACA
Coding sequences within it:
- the rplE gene encoding 50S ribosomal protein L5; amino-acid sequence: MARLMERYRKEIVTRLQEELGLNNVMAVPRLTKVIVSMGTGSPATDKTRNDVAVADLTQITGQKPQVTRAHKAVSNFKTRQDMPIGCRVTLRGQRMYEFVDRLINTAIPRFRDFRGLNPRSFDGRGNYTMGVADQSVFPEIDLSKITMTQGMNITFVTTAENDQAARALLRELGMPFRRTEAQAN
- the rplX gene encoding 50S ribosomal protein L24, translating into MAAHIRKNDTVEVISGDHRGRRGKVLRVDRQRGLVVVEGVNMVYRHVRPTRRSPQGGRLQKEAPIHVSNVLPLDSGAGKGRRVRFETVRDDQGRVRSKKRVTVSGQTLHSLTRSESAGGAARK
- the rplN gene encoding 50S ribosomal protein L14, translated to MIQMQTMVDVADNTGAKAAMVFNVYKGSTSKHGKYRLKTAKIGDIVLVAVKKSLPNSDFSGGSSRKDRSKRRKARAVVVRMRAPTRRPDGSYVRFDSNAVVLIDEKGEPRGTRIFGPVARELREKNFMKIISLAEEVV
- the rpsQ gene encoding 30S ribosomal protein S17, which produces MTATATVEATTERGKRDRRICTVVARSGDKTIRARFEFLSRHRKYGKFLRRSTMLHAHDEKNEASVGDLVELAECRRYSKMKSWRLVRIVRSDAQPGA
- the rpmC gene encoding 50S ribosomal protein L29, yielding MKIAEIREMKSEELHVELEQLRRHAFDLRSQAVTEKLENPHQLTAAKRSIARILTVLRERGERDIEQRQRRLEAEAARRRRG
- the rplP gene encoding 50S ribosomal protein L16 — translated: MALMPKRVKWRKSQRGRVRGNATRGNSVSFGEYGLQALDSGWVTGRQIEAGRVAATHFLRREGRVYVRLFPHKPVSAKPLETRMGKGKGDPAFWVAIVKTGTVMYELAGVEEEVARQALMRVANKMPCRCRFVKRRHTL